In one window of Macrobrachium rosenbergii isolate ZJJX-2024 chromosome 27, ASM4041242v1, whole genome shotgun sequence DNA:
- the LOC136853704 gene encoding dentin sialophosphoprotein-like produces MEIASGSNHTPSRKMSLRRKRSIKTEGAGGSPAHKKTSPVSARSALKTKFADNNPASDVSKRGFLSVETAKNAAESDFSNNKSNSADGDASGDTDLSQVYHTRRTFNLLATTSVAGFTTPKNRRSKRRTGSSEKRSDEDSRTKELEEQRLHQHSPDTPFMSSQLCGTQECEVVWDCNSPGFSKDDLKRMCGDTGSDESTSPAVPVFVAPMPTRALFTRNRSRHCSNISAVDTTAQLDELLNQLSAKGSLSKDSQSVASSSRPEGDLESTSSTENELISHTPPAVKDSQPATPPVPFNLITEASSEPFEVWDESQVAVGGHVEVSAIDDQADVEILEETTWDDDLNMAVCDISGRDIMGDSPSKSAKSKSQSCNISKDVSKVKNNESLDVFDDDYFNDTLIESTQMWEKEILEKGIENATLHIATSKTKASEDDYNERNVCDRSSAFTNVRDRVDENNCTNGGTSRLGKSVLLPFRTKSVGNVSKNTSEESLKSNVVEDNPRRSHSMAEKAPQRRIRSSFRLSDNPQTGLLYQKSKHIHPSPSKDTKLGQKNSLVNNTQKSSSSDVTSVMTEAGLGSSMPLLRYRNLEPNMPKVQTPKPLFAGDNSYRSIEKSSGKTELSKSSFPRSQSTGNSQGPDAKCGISRPSKSEDTEGSREFEEDDSFFDSLLSTLPEEEIILGMRKNSQAPGVHNKKTHFAKEMVTTSKNMHNSSVNNAEKSKVFSRWSDKRKSSNSCVKDINDQNRNPQSSSVLGSSCVNSTRSNIIGNVQSKGCSMPGKKSLTTSPAKSPIMGMSALKLRTRSESNQETDSISALCNSSIKQEFKGKSNAGDISDDDLFEDDVLSLIDEVESQFGSQPLTSAAPSSQSSQLSLSQQNKCTSEEIAKKKEEAQRRREERLKMEETAKREDAHHLREVGAAQYTTGVERTKSEANRQVEAKKKDVAVCFREEKQKAEAERPKVEPVSVREEKLKGEEIAKKREEAQRRKDEKQKMEEIARKKEAALRRREERQRSRQLQCYPPVVKR; encoded by the exons GATCTCCAGCGCATAAGAAAACATCACCTGTATCAGCAAGAAGTGCTTTGAAGACTAAATTTGCAGACAATAACCCAGCATCAGATGTTTCGAAGAGGGGATTCTTAAGTGTGGAAACAGCAAAGAATGCTGCGGAGAGTGACTTTTCAAATAACAAGAGTAATAGCGCAGATGGAGACGCATCCGGTGATACTGACTTGTCCCAAGTTTATCATACACGACGAACATTTAACCTTCTGGCCACAACCTCCGTAGCTGGTTTCACAACTCCAAAG AATCGAAGGAGTAAACGTAGAACAGGCAGCAGCGAGAAAAGAAGCGATGAAGACAGTCgaacaaaggaactggaagaacAGCGTTTGCATCAGCATTCCCCAGACACACCGTTCATGAGTAGCCAGTTATGTGGTACTCAGGAATGTGAGGTTGTCTGGGACTGCAATTCTCCAGGATTTTCCAAAGATGATTTAAAACGAA TGTGTGGAGACACTGGCAGTGATGAAAGTACATCACCTGCAGTGCCAGTCTTTGTTGCTCCCATGCCAACTCGAGCATTATTTACGAGAAATAGATCACGTCACTGCAGTAACATTTCGGCAGTTGACACAACTGCCCAGTTAGATGAACTTTTAAATCAGCTGTCTGCCAAag GTAGTTTGTCCAAAGACAGTCAGTCTGTTGCATCCAGTTCGAGGCCAGAAGGCGATCTTGAGAGTACATCCTCTACAGAAAATGAGTTGATTTCTCACACTCCTCCAGCAGTTAAGGACTCTCAACCAGCCACTCCGCCTGTCCCTTTCAACCTGATCACAGAAGCATCATCCGAACCTTTCGAGGTGTGGGATGAAAGTCAAGTGGCGGTAGGTGGCCATGTAGAAGTTTCTGCAATTGATGATCAAGCAGATGTTGAAATCCTAGAAGAAACGACCTGGGATGATGATCTCAATATGGCAGTGTGTGATATAAGTGGTAGAGACATTATGGGTGACTCTCCAAGTAAATCTGCCAAAAGTAAATCCCAGTCCTGTAACATTTCCAAAGATGTTAGTAAAGTCAAGAACAATGAATCTTTAGATGtgtttgatgatgattattttaatGACACATTGATAGAATCAACTCAGATGTGGGAAAAGGAAATTTTAGAAAAAGGCATTGAAAATGCCACTTTGCACATAGCAACTAGTAAAACTAAGGCGTCAGAAGATGATTATAATGAGAGGAATGTTTGTGACAGATCTAGTGCTTTCACAAATGTCAGAGATAGAGTGGATGAAAATAACTGTACTAATGGTGGTACAAGTAGGCTTGGCAAAAGTGTACTTTTGCCATTTCGTACAAAATCTGTCGGTAATGTCAGCAAAAACACGTCAGAAGAAAGCCTCAAGAGTAATGTTGTGGAAGACAATCCTCGGAGATCACATTCCATGGCAGAAAAAGCCCCACAAAGAAGAATCAGGTCCTCGTTTAGGTTAAGTGACAATCCACAAACTGGTCTTTTGTATCAGAAAAGTAAACACATTCATCCCAGTCCCTCCAAAGATACAAAACTTGGGCAAAAGAATTCATTGGTTAACAACACACAAAAGAGCTCTAGTAGTGATGTTACATCTGTTATGACTGAAGCAGGGCTAGGGTCAAGTATGCCTTTACTAAGGTACAGAAACCTTGAGCCTAACATGCCCAAAGTGCAGACTCCAAAGCCCTTATTTGCAGGTGATAATAGTTACCGAAGTATAGAGAAAAGCTCTGGGAAAACAGAGTTATCCAAAAGCTCTTTTCCTCGCTCCCAGTCCACCGGTAATTCACAAGGGCCGGACGCAAAATGTGGAATATCCCGTCCAAGCAAATCCGAAGACACCGAGGGATCACGTGAGTTTGAGGAAGATGATTCCTTCTTTGATTCTCTCCTCAGTACCCTTCCTGAAGAGGAAATTATTCTTGGTATGCGGAAAAATTCACAGGCTCCTGGGGTTCACAACAAAAAAACACATTTTGCAAAAGAGATGGTAACGACCTCCAAAAATATGCATAATAGCAGTGTGAATAATGCTGAAAAGAGCAAAGTATTTAGTAGATGGAGTGATAAAAGAAAGAGTAGTAATAGTTGTGTGAAGGATATTAATGATCAAAATAGAAATCCTCAGTCATCTTCAGTGTTGGGGTCAAGTTGTGTAAACAGTACGAGGAGCAACATCATAGGAAATGTGCAATCAAAGGGATGTTCTATGCCGGGTAAGAAGAGTCTGACCACAAGCCCAGCTAAGTCTCCTATTATGGGAATGTCGGCATTGAAGCTGAGGACTCGTTCAG aaTCCAACCAGGAAACGGACAGCATATCAGCACTGTGCAATTCTTCTATTAAGCAAGAATTTAAAGGAAAGTCAAATGCTGGTGATATATCGGATGATGATCTCTTTGAAGACGATGTTTTGTCACTTATTGATGAAGTAGAat CACAGTTTGGGAGTCAGCCATTAACTTCAGCAGCACCCAGCTCTCAGTCATCCCAGTTGTCTCTGTCACAACAAAACAAGTGTACATCGGAGGAAATCgcaaagaagaaggaagaggcacAACGCAGACGGGAAGAAAGGTTGAAGATGGAAGAGACGGCTAAGAGGGAAGACGCTCACCACTTGAGAGAAGTGGGAGCAGCTCAGTACACTACAGGAGTAGAAAGAACGAAGAGTGAAGCGAATCGTCAGGTTGAAGCAAAGAAAAAGGATGTGGCCGTATGTTTTagagaagagaaacagaaggcAGAGGCGGAGAGACCAAAAGTAGAGCCCGTTTCCGTTAGAGAAGAAAAGTTGAAGGGAGAGGAGATTGCAAAGAAGAGGGAAGAAGCTCAGCGTAGgaaggatgaaaaacaaaaaatggaggaGATTGCAAGGAAAAAGGAAGCGGCGCTGAGGAGGAGGGAAGAACGACAAAGGAGTCGTCAACTACAGTGTTACCCCCCTGTGGTGAAAAGGTAG